One genomic region from Spodoptera frugiperda isolate SF20-4 chromosome 21, AGI-APGP_CSIRO_Sfru_2.0, whole genome shotgun sequence encodes:
- the LOC118280202 gene encoding leucine-rich repeat neuronal protein 3, protein MGVRVLACVILGCLALAVNCDEATNSTAAATTTTVTTSKPIPYQDSNICKLCKCEDTKVDCFDQGITTFFTIKEWEDIIDLKPSTVDLSENRFTNITVIADLTIEVLNLSRCNIEYIENASFRDLQEMRVLDLSHNKLTSDKLSPHAFEGRYAPEEFEPLASMRVLNLAYNDLHSLNQDLFEHMPELEELDLSGNPLTTIDHVTLVAIASLPMLKVLRMRSCELDEIPSKFLHTPRYLENLDLSDNKLTAVPQELEEAKDLVYLNINQNPIVAIDVNSDEYPAFPRLRKLKELHMCNMPKLRTIGPMALAGLESVEKLHISFNPSLSYLDPKALARPDDIGETFDWPLVKELYLKSNNLTEVDTRLLSRWDLLEKVDVSDNPFLCDCSTQWMVDVLAPIVDSKGANATLMVCQEPIEMRGHTMKDLHDSHRTMRCVDKYGHRPEKDGAILLGTLIGVLLAVPIMLSLMLLWRRGYFAWLGLRPPADVSRAFYKRAPADDILY, encoded by the exons ATGGGTGTGCGCGTGCTAGCGTGTGTCATTTTAGGATGTCTAGCACTTGCAGTGAACTGTGATGAAG cgACAAACTCCACTGCAGCAGCTACTACTACTACGGTTACTACATCAAAACCAATCCCTTACCAGGATTCTAATATCTGCAAATTGTGCAAATGTGAGGACACTAAAGTAGATTGCTTTGACCAGGGCATCACGACTTTCTTCACGATAAAAGAATGGGAAG ACATAATCGACCTCAAGCCATCGACGGTGGATTTAAGCGAGAATCGATTCACAAACATCACAGTGATCGCCGATTTGACAATAGAAGTATTGAATCTATCCCGTTGCAACATTGAATACATTGAGAATGCTAGCTTCAGGGATCTGCAAGAAATGAGGGTGCTTGATCTAAGCCATAACAAGCTGACCTCAGACAAACTGAGCCCACACGCTTTTGAG GGTCGTTACGCTCCTGAAGAATTTGAGCCCCTAGCATCGATGAGAGTACTGAATTTGGCGTACAATGACCTGCATTCATTGAACCAGGACTTATTCGAGCACATGCCAGAATTAGAAGAACTGGACCTAAGTGGAAATCCCTTGACAACCATAGACCATGTCACATTGGTTGCTATTGCCAGTTTGCCGATGCTAAAG GTTTTAAGAATGCGCTCTTGCGAACTAGACGAGATCCCGAGCAAGTTTCTGCATACTCCACGCTATTTGGAGAACCTGGACCTCAGTGACAACAAGTTGACGGCTGTCCCGCAAGAATTAGAAGAGGCTAAAGACTTGGTTTACTTGAACATAAACCAGAATCCAATTGTCGCAATAGACGTCAACTCTGACGAGTATCC AGCCTTCCCTCGTCTGCGCAAACTGAAGGAGCTACACATGTGCAACATGCCCAAACTGAGGACCATTGGCCCAATGGCTCTGGCGGGACTCGAGAGCGTTGAGAAGCTACACATCAGCTTCAATCCATCGTTGAGCTACTTGGACCCCAAGGCGTTGGCTAGACCTGATGATATTGGAGAAACTTTCGACTGGCCTTTGGTTAAAGAG CTTTATTTGAAATCTAACAACTTAACCGAGGTGGACACTCGTCTCCTCTCTCGTTGGGATCTCCTGGAGAAGGTGGATGTGTCTGATAATCCATTCCTCTGCGACTGTTCTACCCAGTGGATGGTTGATGTACTGGCTCCCATCGTGGACAGCAAGGGAGCTAATGCTACGCTGATGGT ATGCCAGGAACCGATAGAGATGCGAGGTCACACCATGAAAGACCTCCATGACTCCCACAGGACCATGCGTTGTGTCGACAAATACGGACACAGGCCCGAGAAAGATGGAGCCATCCTGCTTGGCACTCTTATTG gAGTGCTCCTAGCAGTTCCAATCATGTTGAGTCTGATGCTGCTCTGGCGTCGTGGCTACTTCGCCTGGCTCGGCCTTCGCCCCCCAGCAGACGTCTCCAGGGCTTTCTACAAGAGAGCACCCGCCGATGACATCCTCTACTAA